Within the Trachemys scripta elegans isolate TJP31775 chromosome 4, CAS_Tse_1.0, whole genome shotgun sequence genome, the region TATTCCTCTGAATCTGGTGTTTGGGGCTGTCTGAGCAAACCAGACACAAACAGGTTTGCAGCCTGCGCTGGCGCAGTGAATCGGACCCTTCTTGCTATCACGTTTAGCAACATCTGACCATGAAAAATTGCTCAggaatctgtttaaaaaaagtcagattcCACCCTCTCTGTCCAAATACTTTCTGCATCCCAGCCGcccacctccctcctcctctgcatGCGGACTCATTTTTCTAATTAGCACTGTACACAGGGCTGCATAATCAGGCAGGCATTCATTTAGGAAAGAGACAGGAGGCGCTGtgtgtttggaggagggggggtaaATGCCACTTAAAACACTGCGTGACTCTGACGCTGATCCTGCTCAAGTACAAAGGCCTGCAGCTATTTGTGCTCTGATCCTGTCAAAAACCGCAAGCTAAGCAGGGTCAGACTGGTTAGGTTGAAGACCTCCAAAGAACACCTAAGTACTGCAGCGAGCCGTTGCCATGTTCCCTAGCTGACTCTCTTCCCTTGAGCCACTGCCCAGTACAGTGCTAGCAAACCACTGCGCTGCTGGGGTTGCTGTCATTTGGATCAGATCTAAAATCTTGGCGCTGACCACTTGTAGTCACTAAAAATCCCATGGAAGTATTTATATGAGAAAGAGGATTAGCCCTggggtcctggccaaattctaacaTAAGTTATTTAGTtctgcctccccccagcctcccctgcaCTTTCGGTATATTTTATTTACCTATAAGTTGACACTGATGCCCATCATTAAGCTACTTGGTTGCCTACAATCAGTTAAACACCAGTCTCTTATGGAGCTGGCTTGATTATAATTGACTAGCGGTACCTTCTTCCAGTTTTATTCTACCACCAAGAATCCTTAACCatgatcagaaccccattgtgccaggcactttaCAGACACACAATGAGAGACCACCTCTGTCCTGGAGAGTTTACATAGTCTAAATCTTCTCCTTCTGTCTGCAGGGGGCTTTGCCACCTTCTCGTCTTGCTTCCCAGGACTCTGCGAAGGGAAACCAGCTGCCATCTTGCCAATGAGCATCTCCCAGCCATGCTTGCCAGTGGCCAATGTTGGCCCCACCCGCATCCTGCCTCATCTCTACCTGGGCTCCCAGAAAGATGTCCTAAACAAGGTACGGCCTTGCTGGTGGGGAGACATGCCTGCCCCATGCTGCCGTTGCTCCTTACCAATTGGAACAGGCCTATCCGGTCGGGGTGGCACGTGGGAGAAGCTCGTTGTACGTTTTGCATTTGAGGACAATGCACGTGTAACTTTCAATGGCTTGTCCTGCCCAGTTTGGAATGAATAAGGAGCTAAGGACACGGCCCATACATACAAAGGCCTGGGGGAGGCTGTGGAGAGCATCCGCAGGAGGAGCCTTGCAGAGTTCTTGGCTGGCAGGGGTGTTGTCCTGCTGTGGTTTGATTCAGTCCAGAAGGGATGTGTGAGGAAGGACCGGCCTTCCCTCTGCAACCTGAGGGTAGCTGCCTGATTCCCCTGACTGCCATGTTCCATAGTGGCAAAGGGTGAGGGAGCATGGCCAAGAATATGCACGTAGAAAAGACTTAAGCTCTTTGGGCTTGGTGAGTGGCATCCAATCCAGGAAGGGGCGGGAGAGCTGcaagggcagagaggagcaatgGGGAAGAGACAGAAGGGGCACaatggagctgggaaggggggaagAAGAAGAGCTGCCATGGTGCCTCGCCCCAAGGGAGCCCCTGGAAGATTCACATCGAGGGAGCCAGCTTCTCCCCACTAATCCCCCCTGCCATCTGGGCTGCCAAGGTTGACTTCAGCTGCTCCAGGCCCAGCTTGGCAgccagagggagaggaggggttAAGCTGGGATGTTTAATCATGGAGGGGAGTGGgaaaggggccagcagccacagTCCGAGGCAAAGAGCTCTTTAAAGAGGCCTGGAAATAGACAAAGATTCTCTTCGGGAAGAGAAGGGCGGAGGGAAAAGTGGGGTACTGTCCTTTTAAAGGTGCTGGAATGCTTGGGCAGTGATGTCACCTTGGGGAAGGAATTTTGTTttaagagaagaagaaaataaatgagagaagaaagaaacagaaattgTAGTTAAAATTCCGCTGGGCGCCTActgtgggcaggagggagccagTCAGACATTCTCGCCTGGGGAGAGGGCCAGGGGAGAAGCATCTGACAGGAGTATGGGGGTGGaccagaaagaggagagagaaatttttATATATAGGGAGTAGaaggaaatgaaagagaaaaatgccAAGAATGTGAGCTCAGGAGCTGGGCTGGCTCCTAGGAGCTGAGGTTAGGCTTCTAGGGAGCCTGCTGAGGAAGAGACTCTTATGTAAGCTTAGTTAGGACAGGAACCACGGAGTGAATTAAATGGAATTCAGGGAGGAAATCTCGGCCGTGTCCCCTGAGAGCCCTACATCAGGCGTCGGACTGACGAGGCTTCAACCATGCCCCCGCCCCAATCTCAGCACGACCTTTTGCTCACCCCTTTGTTCTGAGAGGTGTTTGCTTCCCTCTCTGCGCAGTGGGTCATTATTGAAGACAAGAGTCACTCGCTTCTCATAACCTAGAAAGCAGGGCTGGCAGGGCATtagagagcagggctggcagagaACAACCCTCTATGATGGGATAGCAGGGTCCCTTGTGAGCACGCAAACCTAGGGTgtccatatttcccaaagagagaaCTGGACATCCCCAACCGCTTGCCCAAGTCcccgccctccccgccccccatgctgTTGCCAGTCGCTcgaaaccccccagccccacaccaggctGTTGCCCAGTTGCTGGAACCCAGCAGGGGGCCCCACATGCTGGaatgctgctccccccccccagccctgcctcctctctctctgctcGCCCCCTCTGCaccacaccccacttttttgacaaaagtggacatttatcctgtttgctcttgccagttgatcaagtcagcaagagcaaatgggacaaatgcctccttttggggaaaaaaaagtcgggatggccgggacagggcttaaaaaagggactgttccGGCCAAAATAAGACGTAGGGTCACCCTACGCAAACCCCATATGGCAGCTCTGCACCTCACTGCTGCCATGCCACagggcatgggggcaggggggaggtttcttttctctctccagttTCCTAATCACTGTCTATTTTATGGCACCTTTATTTCTTTCTCAACTCCTTTCTTCCATTCAATTCTCTGTTCCTCTTCCTCGCCCCGAAATAGCACAGAACAGGCATTCATAGGACTAGAACTATCGGATCTTTGGTATGGATGATCTCCCTTGTTTTGGGCATAATCTGGGTTGGATTTCAGCTCTCAGGGGGCACAACAGGTCATATTCACCACTACGCTCTGGCCGTTTTATGCTGCTCTGGCCATGCACGCTGGTGAATCTAGCCTTGTCTCTCTGGGAAGGATGAGAGGTCACATACATGTGCCCAATGAGCAGAACGTGGCAAGAAATGATCCATGAACACTCACTTGACATTTTGAACTAGCCCTCGGACTTTTTCATTCACTTTCCGTAAGCATGCAGGCGAGTCAGGTTACTGGCAGGAACGTTGGGAAGAAGCAGTGACTAGTAATGACTATGGCAGAACACTCATGGAAAGCTACTTCTCAATTGGTTAGTCCAAAGAGTTCGCTCCAGAGCCATGATTATATTCATCCCAAAAGGAAATCACATGACCTAAATGTGTCCCAAACAAAACAGCTCATGTTCTGAATTGCCAGTCTCCTATGCTGGGACTGATACCAGCAGCAAACAGTTTACAGGTCTCTTATAGACTGAAACTGGCTCCGGTAAACCACGGAGTGGAGAGTTTCAAACAGTGAACAAATCTGTGGGAAATCATGACTTGTTCCCAAGTGATTTGGGAACAGAAAAGAGGACTACATTCAGTGAATACTAGCTCTGCTAGTAAGATGTTCTCTTCACCTGAACCTGGCCCCTCTAAGCTTTCTTCTACAGTAGATGTAACccttgattattttgtttttcttccttaaaatttcccaccattgttCTAGCTCTGGGGTTCTCAGTCTTTCCCCCACCAGGCCCCCCCAAGCACACTCCCTGCTATCTAGCCAGGACCCGCTTCTCTTTACCAGTATGGAAGGGCAAGGTGGTCAGCACCCCCAACACCTGATCAGGACCCCAAATGTGAGAACCTGGCAGACAGCTTAACCATGCTCAGAGCAGGTCCATATGACAGTGGTTTACTCCTCATTGGCTCATCTGTGCTGGTGCTCCCCAAAGTTGCTACTTTGAACTGCACTAGAGTAACTGTGAGCGAGAACGCTGGAGTGCATGAGGCCTATGAGAGTGTAGATGGGAAGGTCCAGCTTTGTACTGACTGAGCCCACGTCACTTGTATCTTCTCtatcaccaggacctgatgactCAGAATGGAATAAGCTACGTCCTCAACGCCAGCAACTCCTGCCCCAAGCCAGACTTCATCTGTGACAGTCACTTCATGCGCATTCCTGTCAATGACAACTACTGTGAGAAGCTGCTTCCATGGCTGGACAAGTCCATTGAGTTCATCGGTGAGGCAGCTCCCTGGTCCTTTATTTACTTCTTCCAGCTTGTagaggagtggactcacccctgcggcacctcctgctgggctcttcagggaattagctcttccagcgcCCTAGAGCACctcctgcaggccagtgatctgcgtgtcctctggcccccatgtccctctctGGGCcctggtgcccttttatctgggatgctgccccctggcagtacacccctcagtactagggtctcccctctgTGGGGAACcgccacccactatccctacctcacctcagaataaggccactgccagtcatcgtctagccccacatcctggggcagactgcagtatcagcctactcctcactggcaaggttgggtttggacctgctgccttggcctgccctctgcaacccccagtaccccttggcctcctactaggctgcagcctggggctttccaggctggagctccccagccctgctccactcaggtacactagctcactgcagccaggtccttcttcctctgaaggcagagagagactgtttggtCTCTgactcccagcctttttatacaggccagctgtggcctgattggggaagcggccgcagctgggccatgccccaatcagccttgtagcttttcctttgccccagccctggtccctggctgttttaagcccttcagggcaggaacgggggaccaccccactacacagcTCCAGTCTTGATTTTGCTGTGGTGGCCCCAGACACTGGGAGCTGGACTCTTCACTCCTTGCCACTATCCCAGCCAACAAAACTCAGGCTCTTCTTCCCCCAACTCCTCTTTTCGTCCAGAGAGCCCTTGTCCCTTCACCCACAGTGAAACATGCACACTCAGCCACTAGGAGAAGCCTTTCCTCCCCTAGAAAACCTGGCACCTCAACCAGCATCAAAGTCATTTGAAAGTGTGACCTTTGCCACAGCTAGCTAGTTGTGCAaatgataatactttgcacttttgtAAGAAAGCCTTTTAACTGAGGGTCTCAGTGAGAAACAAAGGCCAGTGTCCTTATGTCCATGTTATACATGGGGAAATGGGAACACCAAGAGGCCCAGAGACTAGCCCAGGGTCACATAACGAGTCACTGGCAAAGCCAGGgggaaaacccaggagtcctgcctcccactcCTCTGCGCTGGCCACTAGACATACAGCCTCACAAAGATGTTCCATGGGGACAGAGGATGAAATGATGCTGTCCAACCTCTAGGGGCACCCCTCTGAAAGCTGTTCTTTCTGTACCATGCTGCAGACAAGGCCAAGGTATCCAGCTGCCAAGTGATCGTTCACTGCTTGGCAGGGATCTCCCGATCAGCCACCATTGCCATCGCCTACATCATGAAGACCATGGGCATGTCTTCAGACGACGCCTACAGGTAGGTGCGAGTGGATGAGGGGAATGATGAAGTATGTGAATGTACCCCTGCTCTAGTAAAGGGAAGCAGGCTGGCACAGGCAGAGAGAAGCTGTCAGAAAGGGTTTCAAAGCATTGCtttgaatgaattttctgagTGCTAGTGGGTTACATGTTGCTAGGCTGACACTGGGCCCTGGATAGGGTATATACTTTGTGCCCTACCACAGAGCAGTGCCCGTGCACACCCCTCGTTGTTGCCCCAgtcaaaggaaatgaagggctcAGCTTCAAGAAGCAAAACCCTTGACTAGGGTGAAATCTGGTGTAGGCTGGCCTAGCAGCAGGTTGGTGCTGCCCTACATTCATGGGAGGCGGAGGGCTGTCCTTCAGGAGCAGTTTTGAAATATCACAATGGACTGCATgccatgggagtggggagctgcccatGGGAAAGTAGAGTGAGGTGGTAAATTTCCTAGAGCCTAAATACTCCTGGCTTTCTCTGCAGACTGCCCTGAGGCATTGTGGATCGCCCATCACCTGTTTCTTTCTGAGCTTTTGGTAGAATGCACTAGCTTCTCCCGCTGAGGAGGCCGGCAGAGCTAAGGTAGCCTAGCTGGTGGGCCAAAGACCAAGTGACGACCCCATCTGTTTGTCTACCCTTGCAGGTTTGTCAAAGACCGACGCCCATCCATATCGCCCAACTTCAACTTCCTGGGCCAGCTCCTGGAGTACGAGAGGAGCCTGAAGCTCCTCAAGGCCTTGAAGGCCCAAGGTGATAGGAGCGAGGGGGATGCCCAGCCAGACCCAGCTGAAGTGCCTGAGAGCAACAGGCACCTGAAGCTTTCTACCTCAGAAAAGGCCGAGGACATATCAAAAAGCACAAGCTTGGCGCCCTCCCGCAGTGAGCCAGCAGGAGCTCTCAAAATTGTCTCACCCACAGCACTACAGCAAGGACTCAATGGCCTACACCTGTCCTCGGAGCGCATCCAAGACACCAACCGGCTAAAGCGCTCCTTCTCCCTGGACATCAAATCAGCCTACTCCCCCGGCCTGAGGCAGGACACCCCAGGCCCCGCTGACACCGGGGAAGCCCCCAAGCTTTGCAAGCTGGACAGCCCTTCTGGACCTAACGGCTTGTGCCAGTACTCGCCCGTGCTGGATAGTCCCGACTGGCCCAGTGGGCCGGACTTCCTGCTAGAAGCCAAGGTGAGGCAGAGGCGGAAACATAGGCATCAGGCGGGCTCCCCTGCCCACGGGATGAGCCTCAATTTCAGTGGGGTGTGTGCCATGcacaaaagcaccagtgtggaggACAATCTCAAGCAGACACTGCGGCTGAGTCTCCCTGGCGTGGGACAGCAGCCCACACAGCCAGCTGCGACACCAAACTCTCCCGGTGGAGGGGGGGTAGGTGCCTGGGGTGTGCATTTGGAATCACCCAGCACCCCGTCATCGGAGAACCCCTGGTACTTTAGCACAGACTCGGCGGTGGGCAGCGGCGGAGGGAGCGGGGCCTTGTTTGCCAGCGCTGCCTCATACTCCTCGTTCAGCTgcagcaccctgcagggcagctgcGAGATCAGGTTGAGGGACAAGCAGAGGGTGGAGCAGAGGGACGGGCGGCACAGCTGGCACGAGGATGCTGCCGCGGAGAAGCAGTTCAAGAGGAGGAGCTGCCAGATGGAGTTCGAGGAGACCATGTCAGAGGGCAGGTCCCGGGAAGACCTGGGCAAAATAGGCAAACAGTCTAGCTTTTCGGGCAGCATGGAGATCATTGAGGTGTCCTGACATTCATCCTGGGGCATTGGAGAGTGAGGGGTGGCTATTTAACTGggaagaggcaaggtgggggtggggtggggacagtaTTTATACCCGTGTGTGTATTTGCAGGTGCACACATGCCAAAATGAAACAAAGGTGAATGAATTCAAAGTCAGGAAACATGACTGTGCATGCTTAGTGCCCCTCCCCCTtggtctcttttttcccctccccgcctccccacCCTGGCTGCATTCcctttggggagggaggagcctaTTAACCCTTTCACCCCTGGATTCTCTGCCCCCCGGGCAGAAAGTGACTCACTGGGGTGATGGAAGAGCTGATCTTTGACTGAAGTGGGGGAGACGCCCATCACATCTGAGCACCCCAGCTGGGTCATTCTCAGATTAAAATTCTGAGGGGCGTTTaatattttctctgcaaatgTGCAGTCAAAAAGTAGGGGTGTCTTCATTTAGAAGAAAGCGTtatcctgaccaatgggaaatgGCAGAGGCTTTGCTCACCCCA harbors:
- the DUSP8 gene encoding dual specificity protein phosphatase 8 isoform X1 encodes the protein MAGDRLPRKVMDAKKLASLLRNGAEGTLVIDSRSFVEYNSWHVLSSVNICCSKLVKRRLQQDKVCITELIQPASKMKVEAEEHQDVVVYDQSTRDVSGLAADSFLSILLGKLDSCFHNVSILTGGFATFSSCFPGLCEGKPAAILPMSISQPCLPVANVGPTRILPHLYLGSQKDVLNKDLMTQNGISYVLNASNSCPKPDFICDSHFMRIPVNDNYCEKLLPWLDKSIEFIDKAKVSSCQVIVHCLAGISRSATIAIAYIMKTMGMSSDDAYRFVKDRRPSISPNFNFLGQLLEYERSLKLLKALKAQGDRSEGDAQPDPAEVPESNRHLKLSTSEKAEDISKSTSLAPSRSEPAGALKIVSPTALQQGLNGLHLSSERIQDTNRLKRSFSLDIKSAYSPGLRQDTPGPADTGEAPKLCKLDSPSGPNGLCQYSPVLDSPDWPSGPDFLLEAKVRQRRKHRHQAGSPAHGMSLNFSGVCAMHKSTSVEDNLKQTLRLSLPGVGQQPTQPAATPNSPGGGGVGAWGVHLESPSTPSSENPWYFSTDSAVGSGGGSGALFASAASYSSFSCSTLQGSCEIRLRDKQRVEQRDGRHSWHEDAAAEKQFKRRSCQMEFEETMSEGRSREDLGKIGKQSSFSGSMEIIEVS
- the DUSP8 gene encoding dual specificity protein phosphatase 8 isoform X2, which gives rise to MPLDVMITPSENQFWMDMHEGQMKLKIRVRRMKESRDMRGGFATFSSCFPGLCEGKPAAILPMSISQPCLPVANVGPTRILPHLYLGSQKDVLNKDLMTQNGISYVLNASNSCPKPDFICDSHFMRIPVNDNYCEKLLPWLDKSIEFIDKAKVSSCQVIVHCLAGISRSATIAIAYIMKTMGMSSDDAYRFVKDRRPSISPNFNFLGQLLEYERSLKLLKALKAQGDRSEGDAQPDPAEVPESNRHLKLSTSEKAEDISKSTSLAPSRSEPAGALKIVSPTALQQGLNGLHLSSERIQDTNRLKRSFSLDIKSAYSPGLRQDTPGPADTGEAPKLCKLDSPSGPNGLCQYSPVLDSPDWPSGPDFLLEAKVRQRRKHRHQAGSPAHGMSLNFSGVCAMHKSTSVEDNLKQTLRLSLPGVGQQPTQPAATPNSPGGGGVGAWGVHLESPSTPSSENPWYFSTDSAVGSGGGSGALFASAASYSSFSCSTLQGSCEIRLRDKQRVEQRDGRHSWHEDAAAEKQFKRRSCQMEFEETMSEGRSREDLGKIGKQSSFSGSMEIIEVS